ATGGGGGGCAAGCATAGCCAATGGCGAAGGGGATGGGCGGTCGAAAGGGGGGCAAAGAGGGGGCAGGCCAGCGCGCGGCAAGCACTGGCCCCTGCTCAGGGTCGCATCAACCCAGCCGCACCGGCACAAAGATCTTGTTGCCGTCGCGCTCGATGAGCAGCGCCACCGATTTGCCCGCCTTGGCCATGGCCGCGCGCACCTGGGCCACGTCCTTGGTGGGGGCACCGTTGATGGCCAGCAGCACATCGCCCGGCTGCACACCGGCGGCAGCGGCGGGGCCGCGTGCTTGCTCAATCACCAGGCCTTCGGCACCGCCGATTTCACGGCGCTCTTGGGGATCGAGGGGGCGCAGCGCCAGGCCCAACTGCCCCTTGCCCACGGCGTCTTCGGCGTTGGCCTGCTTTTTGGTCTTGTCGCTGGCATCGCCCAGGGTGGCGGTCAGCTCCAGCGGCTTGCCTTTGCGCCACACCGACAGGCGGGCCTGCTGGCCGGGCTGGGCCTGGCCCACCCAGGCGGGCAGGTCGCCCGAGGCGACGATGGGGTGCCCATCCACCTGGCGGATCACGTCGCCCGGCTCCAGCCCCGCCTTGTCGGCCGCGCTGCCTTTGCTGACGCTGGCCACCAGCGCGCCCTCAGGCTTGTCGAGCGCGAACGATTCGGCAAACGCCTGGTTCACCTCTTGCACGGCCACGCCCAGCTGTGCGTGGCGCACCTTGCCGGTGGCGACGATCTGGTCCTTGATCTTGGCCGCCAGCTCGATGGGGATGGAGAACGACACGCCCTGGTAACCGCCCGAGCGGCTGTAGATTTGCGAGTTGATGCCTACCACTTCGCCGCTCGCGTTGAACAGCGGTCCGCCCGAGTTGCCGGGGTTCACTGCCACATCGGTCTGGATGAAAGGCACCAGGCTGTCGTCGGGCAGCGAGCGACCCTTGGCGCTGACCACGCCCGCGGTCACGCTGTTTTCAAAGCCGAAGGGCGAGCCAATGGCCAGCACCCATTCGCCCACTTGCAGGTCACGCGTGCTGCCCAGGCGCACGGTGGGCAGGTCCTTGGCATCGATCTTGAGCACGGCCACGTCGGTCTTGGGGTCCGAGCCCAACACCTTGGCGCGGAACTCGCGCCGATCGGTGAGCTTGACGATGACTTCGCTGGCGCCCTTGACCACATGGGCGTTGGTCAGAACCAGTCCGTCGGCGCTGACGATGAAGCCCGAGCCCTGGCCGTGCGTGGGCACATTGCGCTGGCCCTGCGCACCTGCGCCCGGAATGCCAAACTGGCGGAAGAATTCATAGAACGGGTCGTTCGGGTCGAGCTGCGGGCCCCGGCGCGATGCGGGTTGGCCGTCGTCGTCATCGCCGTCTTCCGCCATCGCGGTTTTGCTGGAGCCCGTCACGCTGATGTTGACCACGGCGGGCCCGTTCTGCGCCGTGATTTGCGCAAAGCTGGGCAATGCAACGCCGCTGGCCGGTGCGGCTTGCAGGGCGGCGGGGGCCGAGATGGCAGGCGTGCTGGCCTGCGCGCGGTACCCCATGAGGAGCCCCGCGCCCGTGCCGCCCAGAGCCCCTGCGGCCACCAGGGCCAGGATGAGTCGGCGGGGTGTGCTTGCGATGGAGTTCATGGTCTGCCTTTCCTATCAGGGTTGCGATGGAAGGCAGTGTGGGCAAGAACACTTAGACGAAACTTAGGCGGCGAGGCAGACGCCGAACAAGGGCCAAGGGCCAATGACTCTCTGCACGAACCGCCGCCAATCACTCCTATTTTTATAGCTGCCAGCGCTTATAAATTAGGCGCTGGAGGCCAAAAACACGACAACCGACTTCACAAGCCTGCGAGGCAGGCCCTTACCCCGTGAACCGGTACACGATGGCGCCCCGCACCACATCGCCGGGCAGCCACCATTGCGCGGGGAAGGCCGGGTGGTTGGGCGCGTCGGGGTACTCCATGGGCTCCAGGCAGATACCGTCGCCGGGCTTCCACAGCCAGGTGCCCTGCCCGGCCCCACGCCCCAGGTCGCGGGCCGGGTCGGCCTTGAGTCCGTGGCCTGCATACACCTGCACGCCGGGGGCGGTGCTCCAGACCTGCATGGCACGACCCGACGCTGGCTCGGACAACTGTGCGGCCCAACGCAACCCAGGTGTGGCAGCAGGGGCTGCGGCGGCAGTGGATGCGACAGCATCGTCCAGCACCAGGTAATGGTCCAGCCCACCGGCGCGTGCCAGTTGCTCATGGGCCATGGCTGTGGCATCGGCCACGCTGCGCGGTTGGCGAAAATCGAACGGCGCACCCTGCACCGATGCGAGCGCGCCGGTGGGGCACACGTCGGGCGCCAACGGCACGTACCGGCTGGCAGGCAGCTGCAGCGTGTGGCCCAGGGTGCTGCCTGCGCCCGCCAGGTTGAAGAAGGCGTGGCCCGTGGGGTTGAACACCGTGGCGGCATCGGCCACCTCGGCCATCCAGTCCATGTGCAACGCGTTGTCGGGCGTGACCTGCAGGTACAGCGTCAGGCGCACGGTGCCTGGCACGGCGTCGTCTTCGGTGCGGAAGGTGTGGGTGAGCACCATAGCATCGGCCTGCACTTCGGTCACACCAAACACCTGAAAGCGGCTGCCCAGCGGCCCACCGTGTTGGTGGTGCTGGCCGCCGTTGACCGGCAACTGCAGGATGCAGCCACCCGGCGCATGCAACTGGCCAGCGCGCAGGCGCCCGGCCCAGCGGCCAATGAAGGCCCCCATGGAGAGCTGCCCGTCAAGGTAGCCCTGCAGGCTGTCATAGCCCAGGGCCACATCCACCAGGCCGCCCTGCCCGTCTGGCATGGCCACCTGCACCAGGCGGGCGCCGTAGTTGCTCACCGCCACCTGCAAGCCTCCGGCGCCGCGCAGGGTGAACAGATCGGTGCGCTGGCCGTGCAGCTCTTGTTGAAACGCTTCGCGTGAAAGTAGGTAAGCCATGTGCCCGAGTTTATTTTGCTGGAGT
This Acidovorax sp. 106 DNA region includes the following protein-coding sequences:
- a CDS encoding DegQ family serine endoprotease: MNSIASTPRRLILALVAAGALGGTGAGLLMGYRAQASTPAISAPAALQAAPASGVALPSFAQITAQNGPAVVNISVTGSSKTAMAEDGDDDDGQPASRRGPQLDPNDPFYEFFRQFGIPGAGAQGQRNVPTHGQGSGFIVSADGLVLTNAHVVKGASEVIVKLTDRREFRAKVLGSDPKTDVAVLKIDAKDLPTVRLGSTRDLQVGEWVLAIGSPFGFENSVTAGVVSAKGRSLPDDSLVPFIQTDVAVNPGNSGGPLFNASGEVVGINSQIYSRSGGYQGVSFSIPIELAAKIKDQIVATGKVRHAQLGVAVQEVNQAFAESFALDKPEGALVASVSKGSAADKAGLEPGDVIRQVDGHPIVASGDLPAWVGQAQPGQQARLSVWRKGKPLELTATLGDASDKTKKQANAEDAVGKGQLGLALRPLDPQERREIGGAEGLVIEQARGPAAAAGVQPGDVLLAINGAPTKDVAQVRAAMAKAGKSVALLIERDGNKIFVPVRLG
- a CDS encoding aldose epimerase family protein, giving the protein MAYLLSREAFQQELHGQRTDLFTLRGAGGLQVAVSNYGARLVQVAMPDGQGGLVDVALGYDSLQGYLDGQLSMGAFIGRWAGRLRAGQLHAPGGCILQLPVNGGQHHQHGGPLGSRFQVFGVTEVQADAMVLTHTFRTEDDAVPGTVRLTLYLQVTPDNALHMDWMAEVADAATVFNPTGHAFFNLAGAGSTLGHTLQLPASRYVPLAPDVCPTGALASVQGAPFDFRQPRSVADATAMAHEQLARAGGLDHYLVLDDAVASTAAAAPAATPGLRWAAQLSEPASGRAMQVWSTAPGVQVYAGHGLKADPARDLGRGAGQGTWLWKPGDGICLEPMEYPDAPNHPAFPAQWWLPGDVVRGAIVYRFTG